The genomic interval TGCGACCATCGGATTTCACCTGGGCGAAATCCCGCACCCGTCTTAACAGACGGTTAGCAATCCGCGGGGTTCCCCGGGAGCGGCGAGCCACCTCCAGCGCACCGTCTCCCGACATGTCGAGCCCGAGGCAGCGGGCGCTGCGGGAGACGATGTCGGTGAGATCCTTGACGTTGTAGAACTCGAGACGTTGGACTATCCCGAAACGGTCACGCAGGGGGCTGGTCAGGGAGCCGGCCCGGGTGGTGGCCCCGATCAGGGTGAAGGGAGGCAGATCGAGCTTGATGGAGCGGGCGGCAGGCCCCTCTCCTATCATGATGTCGAGCTGGTAATCCTCCATGGCCGGATAGAGCACCTCCTCCACTACTGGGCTGAGGCGGTGGATTTCGTCGATGAAGAGCACATCGTTCGGTTCGAGGTTGGTGAGCAGCGCGGCGAGATCCCCCGCCTTCTCCAGCACGGGCCCCGAGGTGGTCTTGATGTTGACCCCCATCTCGTTGGCCACTATGTTGGCCAGCGTGGTCTTGCCGAGCCCCGGCGGGCCGAAGATCAGCAGATGATCGAGGGCCTCCCCGCGCTGGCGGGCGGCCTCTATGAAGATCTCCATCTGGTCGCAGACGTGATCCTGCCCGGTGTAATCCGCCAGCTTCTTGGGCCGGATGGCCCTGTCGATGACCTCGTCCTCGCGGGCGGCACCGGCCGAGATGAGACGATCAGCTTCAATCATGCACTACCTCACGCTCTGCATCCCCGCGGTCACAGTAGAGTGATGCAGGATGGTCCGCTTGCTTCATTGTCATCCTCACACCAGGCTGCGCAGGGATTCACGGATGATGGCTTCCACCGACATGCCCTCGCTGGCCACCTTGGCCACGATCTGGCTGGCCTGCTGCGGCTTGTAACCGAGCGCCACCAGGGCACTGGCCGCCTCCTCACTGGCATCGGGGGCCCGCAGCTGGCTCTCCTGGGCGGGCAGGCTGATGGCGGCAGGGGAGAAGAGATCGTGGCTGACCCAGCCCTTGAGGCGGTCCTTCATCTCCACCACCAGCCGCTCGGCGGTCTTTTTGCCCACGCCGGGCAGCTTGACCAGAGAGCTTATCTCCTCGCGCTCGACGCTCATCACGAACTGGGTGGCCGTCATGCCGGAGAGAATGGCCAGCGCCAGTTTGGGGCCGACGCCGTTGGTCTTGATCAGCTCGCGAAACAGCGCCCGTTCCTGCTTGTGGTTGAAGCCATAGAGCAGCTGGGCATCTTCGCGCACCACGAAGTGGGTGTGAATGGCAGCTTCCTTCCCGAGCTCGGGCAGGTCGTAGAAGCAGCTCATGGGCATATGCACTTCATAACCCACGCCTCCCACCTCGAGCAACACCTCGGGGGGATTCTTCTCAATCACAATGCCTCTCAAGCGACCGATCACGGCTTATCTCCTCAACCAACACAGCTAGCAATAAAGTGGCTCCTAGCATAAAGAATAACTGGATAAGTATCCAGCATAGGGCCGCGGAGGACAGCAAGGGAGACTGGCTACCCTGATACACTTGGCGCAGATCTGAGCAGTCACTTTATTTTCCAGCGGGAATGGCGCATCTTGGCCATTGAGCGAACACTCAGTGGGCTTGTTCGGAACCAAGGAAGGTCCTGCATCATGAAAATTGTCACGACATCGAATCTTGGGCTCACTATCCTGCTCGGCTGCACACTGGGCATGGGGGTGATCGGCTGGTATGGCAGCCAGCGGCTGGCCGATTTGCTCTCCTATGTATTGGGTGCCGCCTGGCAAACGGCCGATGGCGCCATGGAGGGATCCATCGAGCTGGGCAATCAGTCGCTCTATATCCAGAAAATGCTCAGAGGCATGCCCCTTGACGAGCCCGAGCTGCACCGGGCCAAACAGGCGGGCACCGACGCCTTGCGACGGGTAGAGCAAGGCAAGCTCATCGATGCGACGGCGCTCGGCACCCTGAACCGGCATGAAGAGGGCTATCAGCAACAGCAGGAAAAACTGCTGAGGCTCTACCGCACCTTTACCGATGTTGATCAGGCGCTGCGCGCCACTTCGGAGCGCATGTCACGCCTCTCGACCCAGCTGGAAGTGATCGGTGATGGCGCGGTCGAGAGCCTCACCCGGTCACCGGATCAGGCCATCAGCTGGAATGGCGGCCTCGCCACCCGCTGGCAGGCGGCCGACGGCGGTATGGAGGCCAACATAGGTTTCCTGCGTCAGCTCTATGCCCTGGAGAAGATGCAGAGTGAAGGCCCCACTCCCGCCATCCAGGCCGAACTGGCCGAGGCCACCCGCTTCTACCAGGAGGCGGTCGACGGCATGCTGGCGACCGGCCTGTTCGATGTGCCCGGTGAAGGGGAGTTCGCCGGCCAGTCGCTCGCCACCCAGTATCGTGCCCTGCAGGCCGACAACACCCGCCTGATCCGTGAGTGGATCTCCGCCCTGACCGATTACCAGAGCCAGCTGACTCGTTACGACGGCAGTGCCGAACAGCTCAAGCAGGCACTGGTCGAGGTCGAGGCCAAGGGGGATGCCACTGTCGAGGATCAGGTGAATCAGCTCAATACCATCATCGGCCATACCAGGAACCTGATCCTGGGCGCCCTGGTGTTGAGCCTGCTGATTGTCGCCCTCTGCGGCATCTGGCTGGTGCGCACCATAGTCCGCCCCCTGTTGCAGGTTGACCGGCGCATGCAGGACATAGCCGCGGGCGACGGGGATCTCAATGCCCGCATCAACCTCAAGCGAAACGACGAGCTGGGCTCGCTGGCCGGCAGCGTGGATCGCTTCATCGAGAAACTGCAGCAGATGATCCGCGCCACCATGGACAACAACCAGCACATCAACCAGCACG from Aeromonas rivipollensis carries:
- a CDS encoding methyl-accepting chemotaxis protein; this encodes MKIVTTSNLGLTILLGCTLGMGVIGWYGSQRLADLLSYVLGAAWQTADGAMEGSIELGNQSLYIQKMLRGMPLDEPELHRAKQAGTDALRRVEQGKLIDATALGTLNRHEEGYQQQQEKLLRLYRTFTDVDQALRATSERMSRLSTQLEVIGDGAVESLTRSPDQAISWNGGLATRWQAADGGMEANIGFLRQLYALEKMQSEGPTPAIQAELAEATRFYQEAVDGMLATGLFDVPGEGEFAGQSLATQYRALQADNTRLIREWISALTDYQSQLTRYDGSAEQLKQALVEVEAKGDATVEDQVNQLNTIIGHTRNLILGALVLSLLIVALCGIWLVRTIVRPLLQVDRRMQDIAAGDGDLNARINLKRNDELGSLAGSVDRFIEKLQQMIRATMDNNQHINQHVHTSVNRVEAISQSSRQTAMHAQALHHDSEQMVQVATSISDNCGLAAHNANEVRQLTTQSSQYVTSASAGMQRVVVEVGECATAINALKEQAGQIGQIISTISSISEQTNLLALNAAIEAARAGEMGCGFAVVADEVRTLANRTAASSAEITEVISSIQQQTGQAYLMMQRNLKTVESGMADSDNTKQILFKVEEAIDQLADMVQQVADATSQLSHTLSHTTDKVSDISLQAQTGEQEAQECLQLASSLHQASLQQQRLLSQFRV
- the ruvB gene encoding Holliday junction branch migration DNA helicase RuvB; this encodes MIEADRLISAGAAREDEVIDRAIRPKKLADYTGQDHVCDQMEIFIEAARQRGEALDHLLIFGPPGLGKTTLANIVANEMGVNIKTTSGPVLEKAGDLAALLTNLEPNDVLFIDEIHRLSPVVEEVLYPAMEDYQLDIMIGEGPAARSIKLDLPPFTLIGATTRAGSLTSPLRDRFGIVQRLEFYNVKDLTDIVSRSARCLGLDMSGDGALEVARRSRGTPRIANRLLRRVRDFAQVKSDGRIDGPIAARAMDMLDVDNEGFDFMDRKLLLAVIDKFMGGPVGLDNLAAAIGEEKDTIEDVLEPYLIQQGYLQRTPRGRIATPRAYAHFGLQRPDEQ
- the ruvA gene encoding Holliday junction branch migration protein RuvA, with product MIGRLRGIVIEKNPPEVLLEVGGVGYEVHMPMSCFYDLPELGKEAAIHTHFVVREDAQLLYGFNHKQERALFRELIKTNGVGPKLALAILSGMTATQFVMSVEREEISSLVKLPGVGKKTAERLVVEMKDRLKGWVSHDLFSPAAISLPAQESQLRAPDASEEAASALVALGYKPQQASQIVAKVASEGMSVEAIIRESLRSLV